A part of Candidatus Atribacteria bacterium genomic DNA contains:
- a CDS encoding SDR family oxidoreductase: KSVAKYMMKQKSTDKIVNISSVIGLIGNIGQVNYAASKAGIIGLTKSIAKELAARKINVNAVAPGFIETDMTKKLPEKVRQDLQQHIPLKRLGTVQDIAKVVYFLVSDAANYITGQVINVDGGMVM, from the coding sequence AAATCTGTGGCAAAATATATGATGAAGCAAAAGAGTACTGATAAAATTGTAAATATATCATCGGTTATCGGATTGATCGGAAATATCGGACAGGTTAATTATGCTGCATCAAAAGCAGGGATAATAGGATTGACTAAATCGATCGCTAAAGAGCTTGCTGCCAGAAAAATAAACGTTAATGCTGTTGCGCCTGGATTTATCGAAACAGATATGACCAAGAAATTACCGGAAAAAGTGAGACAGGATCTACAACAGCATATTCCTTTAAAACGATTAGGCACTGTACAAGATATCGCTAAGGTGGTATATTTTTTAGTTTCTGATGCGGCAAATTATATTACCGGACAAGTAATAAACGTCGATGGTGGTATGGTAATGTGA